In Aquamicrobium sp., a single genomic region encodes these proteins:
- a CDS encoding acyl-CoA dehydrogenase family protein, with protein MTDFTDPKEAYPDIREGVRALCANFPPEYHRRIDEARGYPEEFVEALTKEGWMAALIPEEYGGSGLGLAEASVIMEEINRAGGNSGACHGQMYNMNTLIRHGSEEQRRKYLPKIASGELRLQSMGVTEPTTGTDTTNLKTTAVKKGDRYVVNGQKVWISRVQHSDLMILLARTTPVDQVAKRSQGLSIFLVDVNEAVKKGMEVRPILNMVNHETNELFFDDLEIPAENLIGEEGKGFKYILTGLNAERTLIAAECIGDGYWFTDRIVDYAKERTVFGRPIGQNQGVQFPIAEAYVEVEAANLMRWQACHRFDAGLDCGAQANMAKYLAAKASWEAANACLQFHGGFGFACDYDVERKFRETRLYQVAPISTNLILSYVAEHILGLPRSY; from the coding sequence GTGACCGATTTCACCGACCCCAAGGAAGCCTATCCCGACATCCGCGAGGGCGTGCGCGCGCTGTGCGCGAACTTCCCGCCCGAATATCACCGCAGGATAGACGAGGCGCGCGGCTATCCGGAGGAGTTCGTTGAGGCGCTGACGAAGGAAGGGTGGATGGCCGCCCTGATCCCGGAGGAGTATGGCGGCTCCGGCCTCGGCCTCGCCGAAGCCTCGGTCATCATGGAGGAGATCAACCGCGCCGGCGGCAATTCGGGCGCCTGCCACGGCCAGATGTACAACATGAACACGCTGATCCGCCACGGCTCGGAGGAGCAGCGCCGAAAGTACCTGCCGAAGATCGCCAGCGGCGAATTGCGCCTCCAGTCGATGGGCGTCACCGAGCCGACCACCGGCACCGACACCACGAACTTGAAGACCACCGCCGTGAAGAAGGGCGACCGCTACGTCGTCAACGGCCAGAAGGTGTGGATCAGCCGCGTCCAGCATTCCGACCTGATGATCCTGCTCGCCCGCACCACGCCGGTCGACCAGGTCGCCAAGCGCTCGCAGGGCCTGTCGATCTTCCTCGTCGACGTCAACGAGGCGGTGAAGAAGGGCATGGAGGTCCGGCCCATCCTCAACATGGTCAACCACGAGACCAACGAGCTGTTCTTCGACGACCTCGAAATCCCGGCCGAGAACCTGATCGGCGAGGAGGGCAAGGGCTTCAAATACATCCTGACGGGCTTGAACGCCGAGCGCACGCTGATCGCGGCCGAATGCATCGGCGACGGCTACTGGTTCACCGACCGGATCGTCGATTATGCGAAAGAGCGCACCGTGTTCGGCCGGCCGATCGGCCAGAACCAGGGCGTGCAGTTCCCGATCGCAGAGGCCTATGTCGAGGTCGAGGCGGCCAACCTGATGCGCTGGCAGGCCTGCCATCGCTTCGACGCCGGGCTCGACTGCGGCGCGCAGGCCAACATGGCGAAATACCTCGCCGCCAAGGCGAGCTGGGAGGCGGCAAACGCCTGCCTCCAGTTCCATGGCGGCTTCGGCTTCGCCTGCGACTACGACGTCGAGCGCAAATTCCGCGAGAC